One genomic segment of Photobacterium sp. DA100 includes these proteins:
- the pstA gene encoding phosphate ABC transporter permease PstA: MALKGTNTQKQQMKDKISLALIWSAASITVGFLVWVVWYILSNGLSYVDWSFITSNYTTIGQESGIWPMIVSTLYMVAASIGVAAPLGIMTAIYLTEYAKVGSKLVKVIRFCTESLAGIPSIIYGLFGMTFFVVVMGFGYSILSGALTLSILILPVIIRTTEEALMAVPQTYREGSYGLGASKIYTIWRLILPSAMPGIVTSIILSVGRVIGESAPVFMTAGMVARIPESMFDSGRTLTVHLYKLTQELYTIHEWNQAYATATILIIVVLVINLLTKLIASRFNTATY, translated from the coding sequence ATGGCTCTTAAAGGTACAAATACACAAAAGCAGCAGATGAAAGATAAAATTTCTCTGGCGCTTATCTGGTCGGCAGCCTCTATCACGGTAGGCTTCCTGGTATGGGTAGTTTGGTACATCCTCAGCAATGGCCTGTCATACGTAGACTGGTCGTTCATCACCAGCAACTACACCACCATCGGTCAAGAGTCAGGGATCTGGCCAATGATCGTATCAACCCTATACATGGTTGCCGCTTCAATCGGTGTTGCCGCGCCACTGGGTATCATGACTGCTATCTACCTAACCGAATATGCAAAAGTGGGTAGTAAGCTAGTTAAAGTGATCCGTTTCTGTACTGAATCACTGGCCGGTATTCCGTCGATTATCTACGGTCTGTTCGGTATGACATTCTTCGTTGTCGTAATGGGCTTTGGTTACTCTATCCTGTCAGGTGCCCTGACCCTGAGTATCCTGATCCTCCCTGTTATTATCCGCACAACGGAAGAAGCACTAATGGCTGTTCCTCAGACTTACCGTGAAGGTTCATATGGTCTGGGTGCATCTAAAATTTACACCATCTGGAGACTAATCCTACCAAGCGCTATGCCGGGTATTGTTACCTCCATCATCCTCAGTGTAGGTCGTGTTATCGGTGAATCCGCACCGGTCTTCATGACAGCAGGTATGGTTGCCCGTATCCCAGAGAGCATGTTCGACTCTGGCCGTACGCTAACCGTTCACCTGTACAAACTAACGCAGGAGCTATACACAATTCACGAATGGAACCAGGCATACGCAACCGCCACCATTCTGATCATTGTTGTTCTTGTTATTAACTTGCTAACGAAGCTCATCGCTAGCCGATTCAATACTGCGACTTACTAA
- a CDS encoding DUF3131 domain-containing protein, which produces MLKTARKTRKALQTATLLAASWMPLSVHAVFDTETKESDPSFYGARSIIPNQQSITGSDIQFQRRAIAPVMTNEEEASKNEAAPLVLITPSRTELTTSPLSAVTLSRNDKLLAKKAYYYFEQNWNDKTGLFNSVQGYHHTTMWDVASGIAAILSAEGLALITTEQANDKLAKTLDALLTLPLYQQSLPNREYSTRSAKPSGRFSTHRSNGNGWSALDIGRLLIWLEILQTHKPELRPAIQHIVDKWQLEKAVFQGTLYGELKTGQNSHYRQEGRLGYLQYAAYGYKLFGFDVSAAYKQQDIAQVTVEGIPLLVDQRNLAYFTTDPYVLLGIEIGSQNQWWNQLNALFELHKLKSAKEASYWVFAEDAMSRSPWFSYNNMYIYGKAWVSIAPGGQPIENPQIFSNKAAFALSVLFDGDDFGYELAEQVVANSLPHRAIPTGVYLNGGPNSAYNINTNSLILSALWYKKRHFTPLIKPSSAAL; this is translated from the coding sequence ATGCTGAAAACAGCCCGGAAGACAAGAAAAGCGCTTCAAACCGCCACACTGCTTGCCGCATCATGGATGCCGCTTTCTGTACATGCTGTTTTCGATACTGAAACAAAAGAGAGTGATCCCAGTTTTTATGGCGCGCGCAGTATAATCCCCAACCAGCAGAGCATCACAGGCAGTGATATCCAATTTCAGCGTCGGGCTATCGCCCCCGTGATGACAAACGAAGAAGAAGCTTCTAAGAATGAAGCCGCACCTCTCGTGCTTATCACTCCCTCCCGTACGGAGCTAACCACTTCCCCTCTTTCTGCTGTCACCCTTAGCCGAAATGACAAGCTGCTTGCCAAAAAAGCCTATTACTATTTCGAACAAAATTGGAATGACAAAACTGGCCTCTTCAATTCAGTCCAAGGCTATCACCACACAACGATGTGGGATGTCGCCAGCGGTATTGCAGCCATACTTTCTGCCGAAGGACTGGCTCTCATCACGACCGAACAAGCCAATGACAAACTAGCAAAAACCTTAGATGCCCTGCTGACACTCCCACTCTACCAACAATCTTTGCCTAACCGGGAGTACAGCACCCGTTCGGCTAAGCCCTCGGGCAGGTTTAGCACTCACCGCTCCAATGGCAATGGCTGGTCCGCTTTAGATATAGGTAGGTTATTAATTTGGCTTGAAATACTCCAAACACACAAACCGGAGCTCAGACCCGCGATTCAACATATTGTCGACAAGTGGCAATTAGAAAAAGCGGTTTTCCAGGGCACATTGTACGGCGAGCTCAAAACAGGCCAAAATAGCCACTACCGCCAAGAAGGCCGGCTTGGCTATCTGCAATATGCCGCGTACGGCTATAAACTGTTCGGGTTTGATGTCAGTGCAGCCTACAAGCAGCAAGACATCGCACAAGTGACCGTCGAGGGAATACCGCTTCTGGTTGATCAGAGAAACCTCGCTTATTTCACCACTGATCCCTATGTGCTCTTGGGCATAGAGATCGGCAGTCAGAACCAATGGTGGAACCAACTCAATGCCCTATTCGAATTACACAAATTAAAATCAGCCAAAGAAGCAAGCTATTGGGTATTTGCCGAAGATGCCATGAGCCGATCGCCGTGGTTTTCTTACAACAATATGTATATCTATGGCAAGGCGTGGGTCAGTATCGCACCTGGTGGTCAACCGATCGAAAACCCGCAAATTTTTAGCAATAAAGCGGCCTTTGCCCTGAGTGTACTATTTGATGGTGATGATTTCGGGTACGAACTTGCCGAACAGGTGGTCGCTAACAGTCTGCCACATCGAGCGATCCCCACCGGCGTCTATCTAAATGGCGGTCCAAACAGCGCCTATAACATTAACACCAACTCCCTGATTTTGAGTGCCTTATGGTATAAAAAGCGTCACTTTACTCCGCTCATTAAGCCGAGCAGTGCCGCACTTTAG
- the pstC gene encoding phosphate ABC transporter permease subunit PstC, giving the protein MTIANNIESSAKGSSLKAKDKVDWRELFFKYLFLSSAALGILSLILIGYFIFREGYDAFAQAGVGSIVFGTNWLPPALYGIAPMIVASVVSTAGAVVLGVPIGVLTAIFIAEVAPKRLANTIRPMIELLAGIPSVVYGFFGLVIIVPLIQDVFAVPAGNTILAGIIVLAVMILPTVITVSETSIRAVPRTYKEGSYALGASQMFTIFKLLVPAARSGIMTGVILGVARALGETMAIIMVMGNSPAMPQGLLDSARTLTANIAIEMSYATGLHASALYATGIVLLVFIMVLNGALLYLNRERAR; this is encoded by the coding sequence ATGACCATCGCAAATAACATTGAAAGTTCAGCCAAAGGCTCATCGCTGAAAGCTAAAGATAAAGTCGACTGGCGCGAACTGTTTTTTAAATACCTATTTTTATCGAGTGCCGCACTTGGCATTCTCTCGCTGATCTTAATTGGCTACTTTATTTTCCGCGAAGGCTACGATGCCTTTGCACAAGCCGGTGTGGGTTCTATCGTATTCGGCACCAACTGGCTTCCACCAGCGCTTTACGGTATCGCTCCGATGATCGTGGCTTCTGTAGTGTCTACGGCAGGTGCGGTTGTTCTGGGTGTGCCAATCGGCGTACTGACGGCGATTTTCATTGCCGAGGTTGCCCCTAAGCGCCTTGCCAATACAATCCGTCCGATGATTGAACTACTGGCTGGTATCCCGTCTGTTGTATACGGTTTCTTCGGCTTGGTTATCATCGTCCCCCTGATTCAAGATGTCTTCGCCGTACCAGCGGGTAACACCATCTTGGCCGGTATCATCGTACTTGCGGTGATGATTCTGCCAACCGTTATCACGGTATCTGAAACATCAATCCGCGCTGTACCCCGTACTTACAAAGAAGGTTCGTACGCCCTGGGTGCATCGCAAATGTTCACTATCTTTAAGCTGCTTGTACCTGCTGCCCGCTCGGGCATCATGACCGGCGTGATCCTGGGTGTTGCTCGTGCTCTGGGTGAAACCATGGCGATTATCATGGTAATGGGTAACTCCCCTGCAATGCCACAAGGCCTGCTGGATTCGGCCCGTACCCTGACGGCAAACATTGCGATTGAAATGTCATACGCAACTGGCTTGCACGCAAGTGCACTCTACGCAACGGGTATCGTTCTTCTGGTCTTCATCATGGTACTGAACGGTGCGCTTCTTTATCTGAACCGTGAGCGTGCGAGGTAA
- a CDS encoding adenine glycosylase, whose amino-acid sequence MLTLNGTQLPLKNLRISVRQQLAGQDMSGQTSATDQAETGSKGKILTVKGVIPFTKKQLLTNLFSMAEAQENDARQIYRISNKTAEALKIRQVKFQGAVRADEQDSHRQWSVSFELVEHLSVPERVEQRQSDKPAAQQKVQGVTTPVETGTQVDAPPDTNVELTGLMGVLKRLDDSLA is encoded by the coding sequence ATGCTAACCCTAAACGGAACCCAACTCCCATTAAAGAACCTACGCATTAGCGTTCGTCAGCAATTGGCCGGACAGGATATGTCCGGCCAGACCTCGGCTACCGACCAAGCGGAAACAGGTAGCAAGGGTAAAATTCTGACAGTGAAAGGCGTGATCCCATTTACCAAAAAACAGCTATTAACCAACTTGTTCAGCATGGCGGAAGCACAAGAAAACGATGCTCGCCAAATCTATCGCATTAGCAATAAAACGGCAGAAGCCTTGAAAATTCGCCAGGTGAAATTTCAAGGAGCCGTTCGTGCTGATGAGCAAGATTCTCATCGACAATGGAGCGTTTCATTTGAACTGGTAGAACATCTATCGGTACCAGAACGAGTCGAGCAACGCCAATCGGACAAACCAGCAGCTCAGCAGAAGGTACAGGGTGTAACCACTCCAGTTGAAACAGGGACGCAAGTTGATGCACCACCAGATACCAATGTTGAGCTGACAGGCTTAATGGGAGTGCTAAAACGACTTGATGACTCCTTGGCATGA
- a CDS encoding NupC/NupG family nucleoside CNT transporter produces MSYLVSALGVMTLFAVAVLFSENRREINWRTVGGAFAIQLVFAGFILYVPVGREILNSVSSAVSGIIDYGRVGTEFLFGELAQFKLGFIFAVNVLPTIVFFSALISVLYYLGVMGFIIRSIGGLLQRMLGTSRTESMSATANIFVGSVEAPLVVRPYLAKMSRSELFAVMVGGLASVAGGTLVGYAGLGVDISYLIAASFMSAPAGLMMAKILVPQTEVINDDDAADEGGEDEPVNIIDAATQGALSGLQIVMAVGASLLAIISLIALINGGLAHVGDWTGIDNLSLELIFGYLFAPVAWLIGVPWSEATVAASLIGKKIAVNEFVAFADLIAVKDQLSSHSQAIVTFALCGFANLTSIAMLMGGLGGVVPSRRPDIARLGFKAIFAATLANLMSATIAGVFLSF; encoded by the coding sequence ATGAGCTATCTGGTCAGTGCACTAGGCGTGATGACGCTTTTTGCGGTTGCAGTTCTATTCTCTGAAAATCGTCGTGAAATCAACTGGCGTACCGTGGGTGGTGCCTTTGCCATTCAGCTAGTTTTTGCCGGCTTTATCTTATATGTCCCGGTAGGTCGTGAGATCCTCAACTCTGTGTCCTCGGCGGTTTCAGGAATTATCGATTACGGCCGTGTGGGCACTGAATTCCTGTTTGGCGAACTGGCCCAGTTCAAACTAGGCTTTATTTTCGCGGTAAATGTCCTACCGACGATCGTTTTCTTCTCGGCTCTGATCTCTGTGCTGTACTACCTCGGCGTAATGGGCTTTATCATTCGCAGCATCGGTGGTTTGCTGCAGCGTATGCTGGGCACTAGCCGTACCGAATCGATGTCGGCGACCGCGAATATCTTTGTCGGCTCGGTAGAGGCGCCTTTGGTTGTGCGTCCTTACCTAGCCAAGATGAGCCGCTCGGAACTGTTTGCCGTGATGGTAGGCGGCCTGGCCTCTGTGGCTGGTGGTACTTTGGTTGGCTACGCGGGCCTGGGTGTTGATATCAGCTACTTGATTGCTGCTAGCTTCATGTCTGCACCAGCAGGTTTGATGATGGCAAAAATCTTGGTGCCTCAGACAGAAGTGATCAACGATGACGACGCGGCCGATGAAGGCGGTGAAGACGAGCCAGTTAACATTATTGATGCGGCTACGCAGGGTGCGTTGAGCGGCCTGCAAATTGTGATGGCCGTTGGTGCCAGCTTGTTGGCGATTATCAGCTTGATTGCTTTGATCAATGGTGGTCTGGCTCACGTGGGTGACTGGACGGGGATCGACAACCTGAGCCTTGAGCTGATTTTTGGTTACCTGTTCGCGCCAGTGGCATGGTTGATTGGCGTGCCTTGGTCTGAGGCCACGGTAGCTGCTAGCTTGATCGGTAAGAAGATTGCCGTTAACGAGTTTGTTGCGTTTGCCGATCTGATTGCCGTGAAAGATCAGCTCAGCAGCCACTCGCAGGCTATCGTGACATTTGCCTTGTGCGGTTTTGCCAACCTGACTTCTATTGCCATGTTGATGGGTGGTCTGGGTGGTGTCGTGCCAAGCCGACGTCCTGATATTGCCCGCCTGGGGTTCAAGGCAATCTTTGCTGCAACCTTGGCAAACCTGATGAGTGCAACAATCGCCGGCGTGTTCTTGTCTTTCTAA
- a CDS encoding LysR family transcriptional regulator, with protein MIKKAQQMVVFNALTHQRSFTKAAQLLDISRTQVSKQVQQLEQRLGVQLVQRTTRSFALTEAGERFAVHCANIVAEINEAESELVQSSDSMQGILRVGSAQSFARHHIAPYLAAFHQQYPQLDVEMSLFDHKVDLIAEQLDLWIGMTDSPPEGFVARHLADCHFVLAASPDYLARRGVPYRPEDLAGHNCITYYSRERKDNIWSFEQGGEQQNIKVSGNYRVDSADAILDATLSGHGVGYLATYLLDKEFQEGRLVRLLPDWQLSQYMPLYAVYPRYQYLPKKVQAFLDFVRGKIGEPVYWDKVL; from the coding sequence ATGATTAAAAAAGCCCAACAGATGGTGGTGTTCAATGCACTGACTCATCAGCGCAGCTTTACCAAAGCTGCGCAACTGCTCGATATATCCCGCACCCAGGTCAGTAAGCAGGTCCAGCAACTGGAGCAAAGGCTCGGGGTACAGTTGGTGCAGCGCACGACCCGTTCATTTGCCTTGACCGAAGCGGGTGAGCGCTTTGCGGTGCACTGTGCCAATATTGTGGCTGAAATAAACGAAGCGGAAAGCGAGCTTGTTCAGAGCAGTGATAGCATGCAGGGGATTTTGCGGGTTGGCAGCGCCCAATCATTCGCCCGCCATCACATTGCGCCATACCTGGCGGCTTTTCATCAGCAATACCCTCAGTTAGATGTTGAGATGAGCTTATTTGATCACAAGGTTGATCTTATCGCCGAGCAGCTGGATTTGTGGATCGGGATGACGGATTCGCCCCCGGAAGGGTTCGTGGCACGGCATTTGGCCGATTGTCATTTCGTCCTCGCCGCCAGCCCTGACTATCTGGCCCGCCGAGGTGTGCCTTATCGACCTGAAGATTTGGCGGGCCATAACTGTATTACCTATTACAGCCGGGAGCGCAAAGATAATATTTGGAGCTTCGAGCAAGGCGGCGAGCAGCAAAATATCAAGGTATCGGGAAATTACCGGGTCGATTCGGCGGATGCGATCCTTGATGCGACCTTGTCAGGCCATGGGGTGGGGTACTTGGCAACCTACCTATTGGATAAGGAGTTTCAGGAAGGGCGGCTGGTCCGTTTACTGCCTGATTGGCAGCTCTCCCAATATATGCCGCTGTATGCTGTATACCCCCGTTATCAGTACCTGCCAAAGAAGGTGCAGGCCTTCCTGGATTTTGTCAGGGGGAAAATTGGTGAGCCAGTGTACTGGGACAAGGTGCTTTAA
- a CDS encoding endonuclease/exonuclease/phosphatase family protein, whose translation MRIRIANYNLENIFNRFDFSAFGNSQDADRSQRYLPPIVNYLTDFRSNDLTEFEDFKQTLRAAFLSQEDDKRQHTALAIKEADADLLCLQEVDSIDALLKFRDLYLNKTQGNDYKQVVLHEGNDRRGIDVAAMATAKFPIYSRSHAHMTRADLGSKEHRDELINRFPVAKKEMNKRGRIFNRDCLELEVRKDGKELTVFVCHFKSMGGGRDKTIGERTLEALAVRHLIESKFDNPEKANWIVIGDLNDYREQVKVRADGSEDLVTEESSGLDPLLDGGFAVNLVSRLEPMQRWTHYYSWGKTKSQLDYILVSPAIANANHDAQPEVIRNGMPLRVPNTDDVERFPRIGWDRPKASDHCPVVVTVTIP comes from the coding sequence GTGAGAATACGTATTGCGAACTACAACCTAGAAAATATTTTTAATCGCTTTGATTTTTCTGCCTTTGGTAATAGTCAAGATGCAGATCGCTCCCAGCGTTATCTACCACCAATTGTTAATTATCTAACTGATTTTAGAAGTAATGATCTTACTGAGTTTGAAGATTTCAAACAGACATTACGAGCAGCATTCCTTTCTCAGGAAGATGATAAACGCCAACACACCGCACTAGCTATCAAAGAAGCTGACGCCGATTTACTATGTTTGCAAGAAGTTGACAGTATTGATGCGCTACTTAAATTCCGTGACTTGTATTTAAATAAAACTCAAGGAAATGATTATAAACAAGTTGTTTTGCATGAAGGAAATGATAGAAGAGGGATTGATGTTGCTGCGATGGCAACAGCCAAATTCCCGATTTATTCAAGGTCACATGCCCATATGACGAGAGCAGACCTGGGTAGTAAAGAACATAGAGATGAACTTATAAATAGATTTCCAGTAGCAAAAAAAGAAATGAATAAAAGGGGGCGTATTTTCAATCGAGATTGTCTTGAACTCGAGGTTCGTAAAGATGGTAAAGAGTTGACGGTTTTTGTCTGTCATTTTAAGTCTATGGGAGGTGGACGTGATAAGACCATAGGTGAGCGTACTCTTGAAGCTCTAGCCGTTCGACATTTGATTGAAAGTAAATTTGATAATCCTGAAAAGGCTAACTGGATTGTAATTGGCGATTTAAATGATTATAGAGAGCAAGTAAAAGTTAGAGCCGATGGTTCTGAAGACTTAGTTACTGAAGAAAGTTCTGGTTTAGATCCTTTATTAGATGGCGGGTTTGCAGTAAACCTAGTATCTAGACTCGAGCCGATGCAACGATGGACTCACTATTATAGCTGGGGAAAAACAAAATCTCAGCTGGATTATATTCTTGTATCACCTGCAATCGCGAATGCTAACCACGATGCACAACCTGAGGTTATACGTAATGGTATGCCATTAAGAGTGCCTAATACTGATGATGTGGAGAGGTTTCCACGCATAGGATGGGATAGGCCAAAAGCAAGTGATCATTGCCCAGTAGTTGTAACAGTGACAATACCGTAA
- a CDS encoding phosphate ABC transporter substrate-binding protein → MKTKVIGALALAGSMVINPAIATETISVVGSNSVTPIMEVLGETYAQSHDVTIEVQGPGSSAGVRAAHDGSSDLGMSSRDLKDSEKADNIKEVVIARDGIAVVAHTSNPVSNLSKEEVTKIYKGEITNWKEVGGEDKPIVVATRDTASGTRGAFEDIMNLKMKVNDISVSAISQRAQVASGNGQLKTIVANNPFAIGYISLGSVDGSVKPLSIDNHKPSVEAIQAGEYGVQRPFLVLYKEGRPSAEALEFLKWIKSAEGQKIVADKGYIAVN, encoded by the coding sequence ATGAAAACAAAGGTTATTGGTGCACTAGCCCTAGCAGGTTCAATGGTTATCAACCCAGCAATCGCAACTGAAACTATTTCTGTTGTAGGCTCGAACTCTGTTACACCTATCATGGAAGTTCTAGGTGAGACCTACGCACAATCTCATGATGTCACTATCGAGGTTCAGGGCCCAGGTTCATCTGCTGGCGTTCGTGCTGCCCACGATGGTTCTTCTGACCTAGGTATGAGCTCTCGCGATCTGAAAGATTCTGAGAAAGCAGACAACATCAAAGAAGTTGTTATCGCTCGTGACGGTATCGCGGTCGTTGCACACACAAGCAACCCAGTCTCTAACCTTTCGAAAGAAGAAGTGACCAAAATCTACAAAGGCGAAATCACCAACTGGAAAGAAGTAGGTGGTGAAGACAAGCCAATCGTTGTTGCAACTCGTGACACCGCATCTGGTACCCGTGGTGCTTTCGAAGACATCATGAACCTGAAAATGAAAGTCAACGATATTTCAGTATCAGCTATCTCTCAGCGTGCGCAAGTAGCAAGCGGCAACGGCCAGCTGAAAACTATCGTAGCCAACAACCCATTTGCTATCGGTTACATCTCACTAGGTTCTGTTGACGGTTCTGTTAAGCCACTATCAATCGACAACCACAAGCCATCTGTTGAAGCCATCCAAGCCGGTGAATACGGTGTACAGCGTCCGTTCCTGGTGCTTTACAAAGAAGGCCGCCCATCTGCAGAAGCGCTTGAGTTCCTGAAGTGGATTAAGAGTGCTGAAGGCCAGAAGATTGTTGCTGACAAAGGCTACATCGCTGTTAACTAA
- a CDS encoding family 16 glycosylhydrolase: MSLRSLLHTAGLFNMLTMSPFLLAGNSITDPLTALHTALWWKSDGWCNGFPFDNRWEGEAISHSADGMAITLSHSPNGADEFEFQSGELRSHEFYGYGCYEVEMKPIAEPGVVSSFFLFAGPYDKPEDGNGKHNEIDIEFLGHNTSVMQVNFWTNHDSQARSHEHLIYLDFDASQDFHRYGIKWTKDAISWYIDGKLVHSVQSTGDDPTPSAADSRLRIMANVWATNHQISNWAGEFSQNPATTVTAEYKNFRFVPAPTCAQGN, translated from the coding sequence ATGTCGTTACGATCTCTACTCCATACAGCAGGCTTATTCAATATGCTAACAATGTCGCCGTTTTTGCTTGCTGGTAACTCAATTACAGATCCCCTTACGGCACTACATACTGCGCTTTGGTGGAAATCCGATGGCTGGTGCAATGGCTTTCCGTTCGACAACCGCTGGGAGGGGGAAGCCATTTCTCATTCGGCAGACGGTATGGCGATTACATTGAGTCACTCGCCCAACGGAGCGGATGAGTTTGAATTTCAATCAGGTGAATTAAGAAGCCATGAGTTTTATGGTTATGGCTGCTACGAAGTGGAAATGAAACCAATCGCGGAGCCTGGGGTGGTCAGCTCGTTCTTCCTGTTTGCAGGCCCTTATGACAAACCGGAAGATGGCAATGGCAAGCACAACGAAATCGATATCGAGTTCTTGGGTCACAATACCAGTGTCATGCAAGTCAACTTCTGGACCAACCATGACAGCCAAGCCCGCAGCCACGAACACCTGATCTACTTGGATTTTGATGCCTCGCAAGATTTTCACCGCTACGGTATCAAATGGACCAAAGACGCCATCAGCTGGTATATCGATGGCAAGCTAGTCCATAGCGTGCAGAGCACCGGCGATGATCCCACCCCTTCAGCGGCAGACAGCCGGCTCCGGATAATGGCCAATGTGTGGGCAACCAACCATCAGATTTCGAACTGGGCTGGCGAGTTCAGCCAGAACCCCGCCACTACCGTGACGGCCGAGTACAAGAACTTCCGCTTTGTGCCCGCCCCAACATGCGCGCAGGGAAACTAG
- the pstB gene encoding phosphate ABC transporter ATP-binding protein PstB, whose protein sequence is MNKFNIENLDLYYGENQALKKINLPIPNRQVTALIGPSGCGKSTLLRCLNRMNDLIEGVKIDGKLTMDGEDVYGNIDVAQLRIKVGMVFQKPNPFPMSIYENIAYGLRAQGVKDKKILDEVVERSLRGAALWDEVKDRLKSHAFGLSGGQQQRLCIARTIAMEPEVILMDEPTSALDPIATKKIEDLMESLKKDFTIVIVTHSMQQARRISDRTAFFLMGELVEHDSTDVLFNQPADDRTRGYVNGDFG, encoded by the coding sequence ATGAACAAATTTAATATTGAAAATCTAGACCTTTACTACGGCGAGAACCAGGCGCTGAAGAAAATCAACCTGCCAATTCCTAACCGCCAGGTTACCGCACTAATCGGTCCGTCGGGCTGCGGTAAATCGACACTGCTGCGCTGCCTTAACCGTATGAACGACCTGATCGAAGGCGTAAAAATCGACGGCAAGCTGACTATGGATGGTGAAGATGTTTACGGCAACATCGACGTAGCTCAGCTTCGCATCAAAGTCGGTATGGTATTCCAGAAACCGAACCCGTTCCCAATGAGCATCTACGAGAACATTGCCTACGGCCTTCGTGCCCAGGGTGTTAAAGACAAGAAGATCCTCGATGAAGTGGTCGAGCGCTCGCTACGTGGTGCTGCCCTGTGGGATGAAGTGAAAGACCGTTTGAAATCACACGCCTTCGGCCTGTCGGGTGGTCAGCAGCAGCGTCTGTGTATTGCCCGTACTATCGCAATGGAGCCAGAAGTGATCCTGATGGACGAACCAACATCAGCACTTGACCCTATTGCTACCAAGAAAATTGAAGATTTGATGGAATCCCTGAAGAAAGACTTCACCATCGTTATCGTTACCCACTCGATGCAGCAGGCCCGCCGTATCTCTGACCGCACGGCCTTCTTCCTGATGGGTGAGCTGGTCGAACACGACTCAACAGACGTGCTGTTCAACCAACCAGCTGATGACCGTACCCGCGGCTACGTAAACGGTGACTTTGGTTAA